The following coding sequences are from one Terriglobales bacterium window:
- a CDS encoding aminopeptidase produces MGVVSTRDIAIRTPERLNIPFDPELTPGARNAVQICLRIQPSEKVTIITDLVSREIAASIAREVENVGAPFHAFMLEDLAPRPLTGLPPEVAEDLETSQVSIFAVQVQTNELRSRMQMTEIVNRRRIRHAHMVNINRQIMLEGMRADFLKVDRISSRVLDQVTVAKQIKAKTAAGSDFVADLEPNYKWLKTSGLISPDKWGNLPGGEIFTTPGEVNGTYVIDGVVGDYLCAKFGDLKEAPLTIRVKGNRLTEAYSENKELEQDFWAYTHTDDNSDRVGEFAIGTNIELKDVIGHILQDEKFPGIHIAFGNPYGEHTGAKWYSSTHIDVVGRRFDIWVDDRQIMREGKFLIEA; encoded by the coding sequence ATGGGAGTAGTCAGTACGCGCGATATCGCAATCCGCACGCCAGAGCGCCTTAACATTCCATTCGATCCGGAATTGACTCCTGGAGCCCGCAACGCAGTTCAAATTTGTCTGCGCATTCAACCGAGCGAAAAGGTCACAATCATTACCGATCTTGTGAGCCGGGAGATCGCGGCGAGCATTGCAAGGGAAGTCGAGAATGTTGGTGCGCCGTTTCATGCGTTTATGCTCGAAGACCTCGCTCCACGACCGCTAACCGGACTTCCTCCCGAGGTCGCTGAAGACCTCGAAACCAGCCAGGTAAGCATCTTCGCCGTTCAAGTTCAGACCAACGAGCTGCGCTCGCGAATGCAGATGACGGAGATCGTAAATCGTCGTCGCATACGCCATGCGCACATGGTGAACATCAATCGGCAGATCATGCTGGAAGGCATGCGCGCGGACTTCCTGAAAGTCGATCGCATCAGCAGCAGGGTGTTGGATCAGGTCACCGTGGCTAAACAAATCAAAGCGAAGACAGCGGCGGGAAGCGATTTCGTCGCCGATCTCGAGCCGAACTACAAATGGCTGAAGACCAGCGGACTGATCAGTCCGGATAAGTGGGGAAACCTGCCTGGCGGCGAAATCTTCACTACGCCGGGCGAAGTAAATGGCACCTATGTCATCGACGGCGTGGTCGGGGATTATCTCTGCGCCAAGTTCGGCGACCTGAAGGAAGCACCGCTGACGATCCGCGTGAAGGGGAACCGACTGACCGAAGCTTACAGTGAGAACAAGGAACTTGAGCAGGATTTCTGGGCTTACACCCATACCGACGACAACAGCGATCGCGTGGGCGAGTTCGCGATCGGCACGAACATTGAGCTCAAGGACGTGATCGGCCACATACTACAGGACGAGAAGTTCCCGGGGATTCACATTGCGTTCGGCAATCCGTACGGCGAGCACACCGGAGCTAAATGGTATTCGTCAACTCACATTGATGTCGTTGGGCGGAGGTTTGATATTTGGGTCGATGACAGACAGATCATGCGCGAGGGCAAGTTCCTGATCGAGGCGTAG
- a CDS encoding carboxylate-amine ligase has translation MKPSFTIGIEEEYQTIDPETRDLRSHIHSEIIAKGKRIMEEQIKAEMHQSVVEVGTGVCKNIKEAKKDIRKLRHDMINLAKDNGLLLAAGATHPFADWRAQEIYPDERYRKVVEDLQLVARTNLIFGLHVHVGIEDRETIIHLMNQARYFLPHLLALSANSPFWLGMKTGLKSYRCKVFDKFPRTNIPNSYSSWSEYENFVNLLIKTNCIDNAKKIWWDIRPHPFFSTLEFRVCDIPMRLEETIALAALIQATIAKLYRLHSRNQGFRIYGRALLMENKWRAARYGLDGKLIDFGIEAEVNERDLLYEYLEFVDDVLDELDSREEINYIHRILDMGNGADRQLKVFEETGDLKRVVDYMVEETKVGVFDTETASVTH, from the coding sequence ATGAAGCCCTCATTCACCATCGGTATTGAAGAGGAATATCAGACGATCGATCCCGAAACCCGCGATCTGCGTTCCCACATCCACAGCGAGATCATCGCCAAGGGCAAGCGGATCATGGAGGAGCAGATCAAGGCGGAGATGCACCAGTCGGTTGTCGAAGTAGGCACTGGTGTGTGCAAGAACATCAAGGAAGCGAAGAAGGACATCCGCAAGCTGCGCCACGACATGATCAACCTCGCCAAGGACAATGGCTTGCTGCTCGCCGCGGGTGCAACGCATCCGTTTGCAGACTGGCGTGCGCAGGAGATTTACCCTGACGAACGCTATCGCAAGGTTGTCGAAGATTTACAGCTAGTGGCACGCACCAACCTGATCTTCGGATTACACGTTCACGTCGGAATTGAGGATCGCGAGACGATAATCCATCTGATGAACCAGGCGCGGTACTTCCTGCCGCACCTGCTCGCGCTTTCCGCAAACTCGCCGTTCTGGCTCGGGATGAAAACGGGACTCAAATCGTATCGCTGCAAGGTATTCGACAAATTCCCGAGAACCAATATCCCCAATTCGTACTCCAGTTGGTCGGAATACGAAAACTTCGTGAATCTGCTCATCAAGACCAACTGTATCGATAATGCGAAGAAGATCTGGTGGGACATCCGTCCGCATCCATTTTTCAGCACACTTGAGTTCCGTGTGTGCGATATTCCAATGCGGCTCGAAGAAACCATCGCGCTGGCTGCGCTCATTCAGGCCACCATCGCGAAGCTCTACCGTCTCCACTCACGCAACCAGGGATTCCGCATTTATGGCCGAGCGCTGCTCATGGAAAACAAGTGGCGCGCGGCACGCTATGGTCTTGATGGAAAACTCATCGATTTTGGCATTGAGGCCGAGGTGAATGAGCGCGATCTTCTCTATGAATATTTGGAATTTGTCGACGATGTGCTCGACGAGCTAGATAGCCGTGAAGAGATCAACTATATTCATCGTATCCTTGACATGGGGAATGGCGCTGATCGTCAACTCAAGGTGTTTGAAGAGACCGGAGATCTGAAGAGAGTGGTCGATTACATGGTGGAAGAGACAAAAGTGGGCGTGTTTGACACCGAAACCGCTTCGGTGACTCACTGA
- a CDS encoding alpha/beta hydrolase-fold protein: MRFHDFQITEITNPQNQKVVSLCPIIRWPDHPIGIAIQDFRTLKMNREYHKWWSPRLGRDMELLVFGHAGLPTIVFPTSRGRFFEFEDRGMVGATWHKIEGGGLQLYCVDSVDEESWYNKNVPPRWRIARHMQYEDYVLHEVVPLIKQKNSRWDIATTGCSFGGYHAMNMALRRPDVVSGCLSMGGAFEITQFLDGYYDDDCYFNNPPHYLRNMGDPWHLDRYRQNKYVLATGEHDMCWNDNERLAEIMRDKRIPHRLDVWRDHTGHDWPWWQRMAQVYFT; encoded by the coding sequence TTGCGATTTCACGATTTTCAAATCACTGAAATCACGAATCCACAAAATCAGAAAGTTGTTTCACTTTGCCCGATCATCCGATGGCCCGATCACCCGATTGGGATTGCCATACAGGACTTCCGCACTCTCAAAATGAATCGCGAATATCACAAATGGTGGTCACCGCGTCTTGGACGCGATATGGAGTTGCTGGTCTTCGGGCATGCTGGATTGCCTACGATCGTTTTTCCAACGTCACGCGGACGCTTCTTCGAGTTTGAAGATCGAGGCATGGTGGGCGCCACCTGGCACAAGATCGAAGGTGGAGGATTGCAGCTCTATTGCGTTGACAGCGTGGACGAGGAGAGCTGGTACAACAAAAATGTCCCGCCGCGGTGGCGGATCGCTCGCCACATGCAGTACGAAGACTACGTGCTGCACGAGGTCGTGCCGCTGATCAAACAGAAGAATTCACGCTGGGATATCGCGACTACGGGTTGCTCTTTCGGCGGCTATCATGCAATGAACATGGCCCTCCGCCGGCCCGATGTCGTAAGCGGATGCCTGAGTATGGGCGGAGCCTTCGAGATCACGCAATTCCTCGACGGCTACTACGATGACGACTGTTACTTCAACAACCCTCCTCATTATCTGAGAAACATGGGTGATCCTTGGCATCTGGATCGCTACCGGCAGAACAAGTACGTGCTCGCGACCGGCGAACACGATATGTGCTGGAACGACAACGAACGGCTCGCCGAAATCATGCGTGACAAGCGCATTCCTCACCGGCTGGATGTGTGGCGTGACCACACGGGGCACGATTGGCCATGGTGGCAACGGATGGCTCAGGTGTATTTCACATAA
- a CDS encoding alpha/beta hydrolase-fold protein, with protein sequence MPTENFDIAEHGGAQDIEDSAPQVEIPKEQNGGVHNTDSVQRHHNFISKFVAYRRDLVVYLPPDYEESNRRYPVLYLHDGQNLFDPETAYVRGMDWKVDETADALIRSGDIEPLIIVGIFNTGEHRIEEYTPTRDRKLGGGHAELYGRMLVEELRPFIDQRYRTLPDAHNTGLGGSSLGGLATLYLGFTHPEIFGKLGVLSPSVWWDNKAILKIIQKTQPKPRLKIWLSMGTEESKTGVRDANLLDHALIAKGWREGEDLHYEVIPGAKHEEAAWAERVEPVLRFLFPNT encoded by the coding sequence ATGCCCACTGAGAATTTTGATATCGCAGAGCATGGCGGCGCGCAGGATATTGAGGATTCCGCGCCGCAGGTTGAAATACCCAAGGAACAAAACGGCGGTGTTCACAACACCGATAGCGTTCAGCGGCACCACAACTTCATCTCAAAGTTCGTGGCTTACCGGCGCGATTTGGTCGTTTATCTCCCTCCCGACTACGAAGAGAGCAACCGCCGTTACCCGGTGCTGTATCTGCACGATGGACAGAACCTTTTTGATCCTGAAACAGCATACGTCCGCGGCATGGACTGGAAGGTCGACGAGACTGCCGATGCGCTAATCCGCTCCGGTGACATCGAGCCCCTGATCATCGTAGGGATCTTCAACACTGGCGAGCATCGTATCGAAGAGTACACTCCCACACGCGATCGTAAGCTTGGCGGCGGACATGCCGAACTCTATGGGCGCATGCTGGTCGAAGAGCTTAGACCGTTCATCGACCAACGATATCGCACGCTTCCCGACGCCCATAACACCGGCCTTGGCGGTTCGTCTCTCGGCGGACTGGCCACGCTCTATCTCGGTTTCACCCATCCTGAAATTTTTGGCAAGCTGGGCGTGCTCTCTCCGTCAGTCTGGTGGGACAACAAAGCCATTCTCAAGATCATTCAGAAGACCCAGCCGAAACCACGATTGAAGATTTGGCTCTCCATGGGGACGGAGGAGAGTAAGACCGGAGTACGCGATGCCAATCTTCTCGACCACGCCCTTATTGCCAAAGGCTGGCGCGAAGGCGAGGATCTGCATTACGAAGTCATCCCCGGCGCGAAGCATGAAGAAGCTGCATGGGCAGAGCGCGTGGAACCGGTCCTGCGCTTTCTATTTCCAAACACGTGA
- the glgA gene encoding glycogen synthase GlgA has protein sequence MRITFAASEGVPYSKTGGLADVVGALPKALSALGHEVTVFLPRYRRTHLKEAHLAIANLTVPMQDYLLFCQIIDGGKHDGVQFYFVDHPEFSYRDGLYGDSHGDYADNAERFAMFCRAVIESSKRFGPPDVFHVHDWQTSLIPVLLRSLYAYDATFALTATVLTIHNIGYQGLFPNSVMPKLLLPWSLFTMDRLEFYDKVNFLKGGIVYSDYVTTVSRTYAKEIQTYEFAFGLADTVRKRADRLVGIVNGADYSEWNPAADRYLPARFSTSDLGGKAKCKEALLEQYGISKQMRSPIVAVISRFAAQKGFDLMEAALPRLLKEDIVLVVLGTGNSHYEEMFRALHQSYPDRLSVKIAYDNPLAHLVEAGSDIFLMPSHYEPCGLTQIYSMRYGTVPVVRATGGLEDTVEQWNPKERSGTGFKFANYHPAQLIAAMLQALATFKNKDDWKELMLNGMRQNFSWEQPAREYVDVYEKARRLRVPK, from the coding sequence ATGCGAATTACCTTCGCCGCATCGGAGGGCGTGCCGTACTCGAAGACCGGCGGTCTCGCCGATGTTGTCGGCGCTCTCCCCAAAGCTCTCTCCGCCTTGGGCCATGAAGTTACAGTGTTTCTGCCGAGGTATCGGCGAACCCATCTCAAAGAAGCGCACTTGGCCATCGCGAACCTTACGGTTCCAATGCAGGACTATCTCCTGTTTTGCCAGATCATAGACGGTGGGAAGCACGATGGAGTGCAATTCTACTTCGTGGACCATCCCGAATTTAGCTACCGCGACGGACTGTATGGTGACAGCCACGGCGATTATGCGGACAACGCTGAGCGCTTCGCGATGTTTTGTCGCGCGGTGATCGAATCGTCCAAGCGTTTCGGGCCGCCCGATGTTTTCCACGTTCACGACTGGCAGACGTCGCTGATTCCGGTGTTGCTGCGCAGCCTATATGCATATGACGCTACGTTTGCGCTGACCGCAACCGTGCTGACGATCCACAACATCGGCTATCAGGGCCTCTTTCCCAACAGTGTTATGCCGAAGCTCCTGCTGCCATGGTCACTTTTCACCATGGACCGTCTCGAGTTCTACGACAAAGTGAACTTTCTGAAAGGCGGGATCGTGTATTCGGATTACGTAACCACGGTGAGCCGAACATACGCGAAGGAGATACAGACTTACGAATTCGCATTCGGTCTTGCCGATACCGTGCGGAAGAGAGCCGATCGTCTGGTCGGAATCGTCAACGGCGCTGACTACAGCGAGTGGAATCCTGCTGCAGATCGCTACCTTCCTGCAAGATTCTCGACATCCGATCTTGGCGGTAAAGCGAAGTGCAAGGAGGCTCTGCTGGAGCAGTACGGAATCTCAAAACAGATGCGTTCGCCAATAGTCGCAGTTATCTCACGCTTTGCTGCGCAGAAGGGATTTGATTTGATGGAAGCTGCCCTTCCGCGATTGCTCAAAGAGGACATTGTCCTGGTGGTTCTCGGTACCGGCAACTCACACTATGAGGAGATGTTCCGGGCGCTGCATCAGAGTTATCCAGATCGTCTGTCGGTAAAGATTGCATATGACAATCCGCTGGCTCACCTGGTGGAGGCGGGCAGCGACATTTTTCTGATGCCCTCTCATTACGAACCGTGTGGCCTCACGCAAATTTACAGCATGCGATACGGTACCGTTCCCGTTGTAAGGGCCACCGGCGGCCTGGAGGACACGGTCGAGCAATGGAATCCCAAGGAGCGCAGTGGAACAGGATTTAAATTCGCGAACTACCATCCCGCACAGCTAATCGCTGCAATGTTACAGGCGCTTGCGACTTTCAAGAACAAGGACGATTGGAAAGAGTTGATGCTCAACGGCATGCGTCAAAACTTTTCCTGGGAGCAGCCAGCTCGTGAGTACGTTGACGTTTACGAAAAGGCGCGCCGGCTTCGAGTCCCAAAATGA
- the rsmA gene encoding 16S rRNA (adenine(1518)-N(6)/adenine(1519)-N(6))-dimethyltransferase RsmA, whose product MSSQKQVNAARHKASAKRRAKLGQNFLVDASAARRIVDALGDIDQSTVVEIGPGRGALTQLLAERVGHLVAIEFDSMLAPQLRVAFVNSENVEIVEADFLNVPLTELLQSHETSQNKRAKVVGNIPYYITSDILLHLFEQHESIEIIVVMVQKEVADRLAAEPGTRDYGLLTVTANLFADVERLFTLPPGAFSPPPQVFSSVLRFRISPKASDLQIHTDEFLEFCKLAFAQKRKTLFNNLRGRYEDKQIREAMQGAGVRADARAEMLGLQELAAIYRVIKDSRGSH is encoded by the coding sequence ATGTCCTCACAAAAGCAGGTCAACGCTGCGCGCCACAAAGCATCCGCAAAGCGCAGAGCGAAACTCGGACAAAACTTCCTTGTAGATGCAAGCGCTGCACGCCGCATCGTGGATGCTCTCGGCGATATTGATCAGTCGACCGTCGTAGAGATCGGACCCGGCCGTGGCGCACTTACGCAGCTTCTTGCGGAGCGCGTCGGGCATCTGGTCGCAATTGAATTCGATTCGATGCTGGCCCCGCAGTTGCGCGTAGCCTTCGTGAACTCCGAGAACGTGGAGATCGTGGAAGCCGATTTCCTGAATGTTCCGCTGACTGAGCTGCTGCAATCGCATGAGACCTCACAGAACAAGCGCGCCAAAGTAGTTGGAAATATTCCCTACTACATCACCTCAGACATTCTCCTGCATCTTTTCGAGCAACACGAATCGATCGAAATAATTGTCGTGATGGTGCAAAAGGAAGTAGCAGATCGCCTTGCGGCCGAACCAGGGACTCGCGATTACGGATTGCTGACTGTCACGGCGAATCTGTTTGCCGACGTCGAGCGGCTCTTTACGTTGCCGCCGGGTGCCTTCTCGCCTCCGCCGCAGGTGTTCTCCAGCGTGCTGCGCTTCCGCATTTCACCGAAGGCCTCTGATTTGCAAATCCACACTGACGAATTTCTTGAGTTTTGCAAATTAGCGTTCGCTCAGAAACGGAAGACTCTCTTCAACAACCTGCGCGGCCGGTATGAAGATAAGCAAATCCGCGAGGCGATGCAGGGAGCGGGTGTACGTGCCGATGCTCGTGCTGAGATGCTCGGTTTACAAGAATTAGCGGCGATCTATCGTGTAATAAAGGACAGCAGAGGGAGCCATTAG
- a CDS encoding FecR family protein, protein MSGSALGSSPRLTVRITVLLVFLLLILAAPALADSHARIVRLSYVDGDVELDKGDGRSFNTAYINMPISHGWRLWARDGQAEAEFEDGSSIRLTPDTLVLFSDLSLDSNGGRNTTIELEQGTAYFDIRHRDQDSFHLIAGRDRIELSKAVHFRVSTDKHQVELAVLSGEVQVSNGSASEVAVRKGETIRLDDDDPTRYYLAKSVDEENYDQWDNQRVKNHDEVVSTAAVNGTNNLVYGLSDLNSYGDYFFVPGYGNMWRPAYAPLGWDPFADGYWLSYPGSGYLFVSSYPWGWAPYRYGSWRFVNGRGWCWAPGNHWNSWHTVPPVHNRPPNFRRPEVPVHGPSVIAVNGGAPTVVPPRRIVLDNDALEHRWPRSVKEADTNRQILRQGQSQTTVPASGFAPGNSSAPQTIVGRFPGNTVIGGSGRGNQPTAGQQRWDAPRNERMERDQRNFDLNRSRQAGSQTAPAVPSGAMRGSFPSTPQNTHASPAPMSPRMESHPSSQAQAMRMESRPMSAPSMGSMHTASPSFSGGSMSHGSGGGGGAGGGGHSGGGGHH, encoded by the coding sequence ATGTCCGGTTCGGCATTAGGCTCGTCCCCCCGCCTTACGGTTCGCATTACTGTTCTACTGGTTTTTCTCCTCCTGATCCTGGCAGCGCCTGCGTTGGCGGACTCGCACGCCCGAATTGTCCGTTTGAGCTACGTCGATGGTGATGTAGAACTCGACAAGGGCGATGGCCGCAGCTTCAACACGGCATACATAAACATGCCGATCTCGCACGGATGGAGATTGTGGGCGCGCGACGGCCAAGCCGAGGCAGAATTCGAGGATGGCAGCTCGATCCGGCTGACTCCGGACACGCTCGTTCTCTTTTCCGATCTGAGTTTGGATTCGAACGGTGGTCGCAATACGACGATCGAACTAGAACAAGGAACTGCTTACTTTGACATTCGACACCGCGATCAAGACAGCTTCCACCTGATCGCCGGACGCGATCGGATTGAATTGTCGAAGGCTGTTCACTTCCGTGTCTCCACCGATAAACACCAGGTGGAATTAGCAGTGCTCAGTGGCGAGGTACAGGTTTCCAACGGATCGGCCTCCGAAGTTGCCGTGCGCAAGGGAGAAACGATTCGTCTCGACGATGACGATCCCACCCGCTACTACCTGGCGAAGAGCGTTGACGAGGAGAACTACGACCAGTGGGACAACCAGCGCGTCAAGAACCATGACGAAGTCGTTTCGACTGCCGCTGTTAATGGCACGAATAACTTAGTCTATGGGCTCTCCGACCTGAACAGTTACGGCGACTACTTCTTTGTTCCCGGATACGGCAACATGTGGCGTCCAGCATATGCGCCACTCGGTTGGGATCCATTTGCCGACGGATATTGGCTTTCCTATCCCGGATCGGGATATCTGTTCGTCTCGAGTTATCCTTGGGGCTGGGCGCCTTACCGCTACGGATCATGGCGTTTCGTCAATGGGCGCGGATGGTGCTGGGCTCCAGGGAATCACTGGAACTCCTGGCATACGGTCCCGCCGGTCCATAATCGGCCTCCGAATTTCCGTCGTCCCGAAGTTCCTGTTCATGGTCCTTCGGTGATTGCTGTTAATGGCGGCGCGCCCACCGTTGTACCGCCACGACGAATCGTGCTCGATAACGACGCTCTTGAGCACCGTTGGCCTCGCTCAGTGAAAGAAGCTGATACGAATAGGCAGATACTGCGCCAAGGCCAATCGCAAACAACTGTTCCAGCGTCTGGCTTCGCGCCCGGCAACTCCTCAGCCCCTCAAACCATCGTGGGCAGATTTCCTGGAAATACAGTCATCGGTGGCTCTGGGCGTGGGAATCAGCCAACGGCAGGGCAGCAGCGGTGGGACGCTCCCCGCAATGAGCGGATGGAGCGAGATCAGCGCAACTTTGACCTTAATCGCTCCAGGCAGGCGGGTTCGCAAACAGCTCCTGCCGTGCCTTCGGGAGCGATGAGAGGTTCTTTCCCAAGCACGCCACAGAATACGCACGCATCGCCTGCGCCGATGAGTCCCAGAATGGAATCGCATCCTTCATCGCAGGCCCAAGCCATGCGCATGGAATCGCGGCCGATGAGTGCGCCGTCCATGGGGTCAATGCATACCGCATCGCCGTCGTTCTCTGGCGGATCCATGTCGCACGGATCAGGTGGAGGCGGAGGCGCTGGTGGTGGTGGGCACTCTGGTGGCGGAGGTCACCACTGA
- the ruvC gene encoding crossover junction endodeoxyribonuclease RuvC has translation MRVLGIDCGTEYTGYGVVEQHADGRLVFIVAGAIHLPKRETMPKRLCTVFTELSHLIFTNSPQMVAIEEVFYSVNAKSALKLGQVRGVAMLAASSAGLEVAEYSPLSIKSAVVGYGKAEKIQVQHMVAHLLNLPEPPRPADAADALAIAICHLHTHATLKRYEVASRR, from the coding sequence ATGCGGGTTTTAGGCATCGATTGCGGCACCGAATACACGGGTTATGGTGTGGTGGAGCAGCATGCGGATGGACGCCTTGTCTTCATTGTCGCTGGTGCAATCCATCTCCCTAAGCGCGAAACGATGCCAAAGCGCCTGTGCACTGTATTTACGGAACTCTCGCACCTCATCTTTACGAACTCTCCCCAGATGGTCGCAATCGAGGAAGTCTTTTACTCGGTGAACGCTAAATCGGCTCTCAAGCTCGGTCAGGTGCGCGGAGTTGCTATGCTCGCTGCTTCCTCGGCAGGTCTTGAAGTGGCCGAGTACTCACCTTTGTCGATAAAGTCTGCAGTCGTGGGTTACGGCAAGGCAGAAAAGATCCAGGTGCAGCATATGGTGGCGCATCTGCTGAACCTTCCCGAACCGCCTCGACCTGCAGACGCGGCAGACGCCCTGGCGATTGCTATTTGCCACCTGCACACGCATGCGACACTCAAGCGCTACGAGGTGGCAAGTCGCCGATGA
- the trpD gene encoding anthranilate phosphoribosyltransferase, whose product MIIEALHQVANHRESLSREAAREVMSEILSGGATDAQIAALLVALHMKGETVEEIVGFAEAIRKAAAPLKLQHFALDVSGTERDALVDTCGTGGDASGTFNISTATALTVAGAGVRVAKHGNRSVTSKCGSADVVEALGINITLPPARVAECLEAVGIAFLFAPSMHSAMKYVQPARRELRLRTVFNLLGPLCNPAHASAQVVGVYSRSLVEKLAQALQMLGLQRALVVHGHDGLDEITITGSTYVAEVRNGTIRAYDISPEEFGLRSAPISEIQGGDTKANAEIIRRIVDGERSARRDVVLLNAAAALVVAGRADSISEAMPIAAESLDSGAAREKLAKLVEFTSGRRT is encoded by the coding sequence ATGATCATCGAAGCCTTACACCAGGTGGCGAATCACCGCGAGTCGCTCTCGCGCGAGGCGGCCCGCGAAGTTATGTCTGAGATCCTCAGCGGGGGAGCTACAGACGCACAGATCGCGGCGCTCCTGGTTGCTCTTCACATGAAAGGGGAAACGGTCGAGGAGATCGTTGGCTTTGCGGAGGCAATTCGCAAGGCGGCGGCTCCCCTGAAGCTGCAGCATTTCGCTCTCGATGTCAGCGGGACAGAGCGTGATGCCTTGGTCGACACCTGCGGCACCGGCGGCGATGCCAGCGGAACGTTCAACATCTCTACGGCGACTGCGCTGACCGTAGCCGGAGCTGGCGTGCGTGTAGCCAAGCACGGCAATCGCAGTGTCACTTCGAAGTGTGGGTCGGCAGATGTCGTTGAGGCCCTCGGAATCAACATCACATTGCCGCCTGCTCGCGTCGCCGAGTGCCTGGAAGCGGTTGGCATCGCATTTCTGTTTGCTCCATCAATGCATTCGGCGATGAAATACGTTCAGCCTGCACGGCGTGAACTGCGCCTGCGGACCGTCTTCAATCTCCTGGGGCCACTCTGCAATCCAGCCCACGCTTCAGCACAGGTTGTCGGGGTCTACTCGCGGTCGCTTGTGGAGAAACTCGCACAAGCCTTACAAATGCTTGGCCTCCAGCGTGCTCTAGTCGTTCACGGCCATGACGGCTTAGATGAGATTACGATCACAGGCTCGACGTACGTGGCTGAGGTGAGAAATGGGACGATTCGCGCCTATGACATCTCCCCTGAAGAGTTCGGCTTGCGCAGCGCTCCGATCTCCGAAATTCAGGGCGGTGACACGAAGGCAAATGCCGAAATCATCCGACGAATTGTCGATGGAGAGCGTTCTGCACGACGCGACGTCGTGTTGCTGAATGCAGCCGCAGCGTTGGTCGTGGCAGGCCGCGCAGATTCCATTTCTGAAGCAATGCCCATCGCCGCTGAGTCGCTCGACTCGGGGGCAGCGCGCGAAAAACTGGCAAAGTTGGTGGAGTTTACCTCGGGAAGGCGGACCTAA
- a CDS encoding acyltransferase has protein sequence MPRYEYRTLHPDAEKSFLAWIDHLDKEFSNPDPIHRSVIVRDALHQLYLGRPYVPEGENEEYDNASVTSQLSARALTHSFDPRNITLEPEYYGDIDAVRYEPRKPLIWFWMMFDRSPLGLNHWLGYRVRYMVAKHVLKSLGNNVKFFHGIEVSFGYNLTIEDDCVIHKYVLLDDRGDLIVREGSSISDYANVYSHSHDLNDSMIVTNHKTVIGPRARVTYHATVLSGVTVGEHGIVGSMGVATKDVPPFNVVAGIPAKTVKVKTIAEGTGNRGQGTGKP, from the coding sequence ATGCCGCGCTACGAATACCGCACCCTTCATCCTGACGCCGAGAAGAGCTTTCTTGCGTGGATCGATCACCTCGACAAAGAATTTTCCAATCCCGATCCAATCCACCGCAGCGTGATCGTGCGCGACGCGCTGCATCAGCTCTATCTTGGTCGTCCGTATGTACCCGAAGGTGAAAACGAAGAGTACGACAATGCCTCGGTAACATCCCAGCTCTCGGCACGAGCATTGACGCACTCATTTGATCCGCGAAATATTACCCTCGAGCCTGAGTACTACGGCGACATCGACGCGGTTCGTTATGAACCTCGCAAGCCGCTCATCTGGTTTTGGATGATGTTCGATCGCTCGCCGCTCGGACTCAATCACTGGCTGGGTTATCGCGTGCGCTACATGGTGGCCAAGCACGTGCTCAAGTCACTCGGCAATAACGTGAAGTTCTTTCACGGAATTGAGGTTTCGTTCGGCTACAACCTGACCATCGAAGACGATTGCGTCATTCACAAGTACGTACTGCTCGATGATCGCGGCGATCTCATTGTTCGTGAAGGCAGCTCGATCTCGGACTATGCGAACGTCTACTCACACTCGCACGATTTGAACGACTCGATGATCGTGACCAATCACAAAACTGTGATCGGTCCGCGTGCTCGGGTTACGTACCACGCCACTGTGCTCAGCGGAGTCACAGTCGGGGAGCACGGAATCGTAGGCTCAATGGGGGTAGCGACCAAGGATGTTCCACCGTTCAACGTGGTCGCGGGAATCCCGGCGAAGACCGTGAAGGTGAAGACCATTGCCGAGGGGACAGGGAACAGGGGACAGGGGACAGGAAAACCCTGA